The following proteins are encoded in a genomic region of Nicotiana sylvestris chromosome 4, ASM39365v2, whole genome shotgun sequence:
- the LOC104214447 gene encoding MDIS1-interacting receptor like kinase 2-like, whose amino-acid sequence MDIANYGIRGTLHHLNFSSFPHLHLIDFSNNSLHGTLSHNIFNLSRLSYLDLRINHFSGIIPPEIGFLKNLKHLYLTVNEFYGPIPSSLGNLKSLVHLCLLGNKLNGTLPIELENLTHLEIFQISENNLTGHLPQNVCLGGKLTKFTAYDNNFMGNIPRSLKNCSKLTRLRLERNQLSSNISEVFGVYPNLIYIDLSHNKFYGELTSKWGISHNLTSLKISNNNLSGTIPIEIGNLTKLEMLDLSSNHLTGEIPTNLESLTPLLVLDLHGNKISGGIPIELRRLSKLTRLNLAANNISGKIPREIGDCRQLWNLNLSKNMLNTTIPSNLGNLHSLLYIDLSYNMISGEIPRTIGSLQRLEVMNLSHNNLCGSIPSSFNERVSLSSIDISSNQLVGPLPQMVAFQNASIEQLRDNHDLCCSNHSGMKPCSSLGKKERTSRKIILTLTLSLIISVALLLLVITCLLFLKKRKRNTSSIQPREASSNSFSIRGFDGKIAYENIITATENFDSKYCIGKGGHGTVFRVELPCGQVVAVKKVHALEDEEYSDDNLKSFSKEIQTLVNIRHRNIVRLYGFCSHARHSFLIYELLEGGNLSQNLSNKDRARELDWLKRVDIVKGVANALCYLHHECSPPIVHRDISSNNVLLDDEGNPHVSDFGTAKLLRLNSSNWTSFAGTFGYVAPELAYTMKVNEKSDVYSFGVLSLEVILGHHPGDIIAAISSLSSASSAHGKLLKDIIDQRPQAPGKQEGEELIKITKLAFACICQSPQARPTMKQVCVSLSKEKLPSESLFSTVIFAHLFEPALPRC is encoded by the exons ATGGATATTGCAAATTATGGGATTAGAGGTACACTTCACCATCTAAATTTCTCTTCATTTCCCCATCTCCATTTAATTGATTTTTCCAATAATTCACTCCATGGTACACTGTCACATAACATTTTTAATCTTTCACGATTGAGTTATCTTGATTTGAGGATCAATCATTTTTCTGGAATTATTCCACCTGAAATAGGATTCTTGAAAAATCTCAAGCACTTATATCTAACAGTGAATGAATTCTATGGTCCTATCCCTTCAAGCTTAGGTAACTTAAAATCCCTTGTGCATTTATGTTTGCTAGGAAATAAACTCAATGGAACCCTTCCAATAGAGCTTGAAAATCTTACACATTTGGAAATTTTTCAAATATCAGAAAACAATCTTACTGGTCACTTGCCACAAAATGTGTGTCTTGGTGGAAAACTGACTAAATTCACAGCATATGATAATAACTTTATGGGTAATATCCCTAGAAGCTTGAAAAATTGCTCTAAACTAACCAGACTTAGGCTTGAAAGGAACCAATTATCTAGCAATATATCAGAAGTTTTTGGTGTCTATCCAAATCTAATTTACATTGATTTGAGTCACAATAAGTTTTATGGTGAGTTGACATCAAAATGGGGCATTTCTCATAATCTAACCAGCTTGAAAATCTCCAACAACAACTTGTCTGGAACCATACCTATTGAGATAGGAAATCTGACTAAACTAGAAATGCTTGATCTCTCTTCTAATCACTTGACCGGCGAAATTCCTACAAATTTGGAGAGCTTAACTCCCTTGTTGGTTCTTGATTTGCATGGAAATAAAATTTCAGGGGGAATACCTATAGAACTGAGAAGGTTGTCTAAACTTACAAGACTTAACTTGGCTGCAAATAATATAAGTGGAAAGATTCCAAGAGAAATAGGAGATTGTAGGCAGCTTTGGAACTTGAATTTAAGCAAGAACATGTTGAACACAACTATTCCTTCTAATTTGGGAAATCTGCACTCCCTACTGTATATTGATCTCAGTTATAATATGATCAGTGGTGAGATACCGCGGACCATAGGATCTTTGCAACGCTTGGAAGTCATGAATCTTTCACATAATAACTTGTGTGGTTCAATCCCATCAAGTTTCAATGAACGCGTTAGTTTGAGTTCTATTGATATATCTTCCAATCAATTGGTTGGTCCCCTTCCACAGATGGTGGCATTTCAAAATGCATCGATTGAACAATTAAGAGATAACCATGATTTGTGCTGCAGCAATCACAGTGGTATGAAACCTTGCTCTTCATTAGGGAAAaaagagagaacaagtagaaagatTATACTGACCTTAACTCTGTCTCTTATTATCTCGGTTGCCCTACTTCTACTTGTGATTACTTgtcttctttttctaaaaaaaaggaaaagaaatactaGTAGTATTCAGCCTAGAGAAGCATCCAGCAATTCTTTTTCGATTCGAGGATTTGATGGGAAAATAGCATATGAAAACATCATTACAGCAACAGAGAATTTTGATAGCAAATATTGCATCGGAAAAGGAGGACATGGAACTGTGTTTAGAGTGGAATTACCATGTGGTCAAGTTGTTGCAGTGAAAAAAGTTCATGCTTTAGAAGATGAAGAATATTCTGATGACAACTTGAAAAGCTtttcaaaagaaatacaaacttTAGTAAACATCCGCCATAGAAATATAGTGAGGCTTTATGGATTTTGTTCACATGCACGCCACTCGTTCTTGATTTATGAGTTGTTGGAAGGAGGAAACTTGTCGCAAAATCTTAGCAATAAGGATAGAGCAAGAGAATTAGATTGGCTCAAGAGGGTTGATATTGTCAAGGGAGTAGCAAATGCATTGTGTTACTTACATCATGAGTGTTCACCTCCTATAGTTCACAGAGATATATCAAGTAACAATGTCCTCTTAGATGATGAAGGCAATCCCCATGTTTCTGATTTTGGCACTGCAAAACTCTTGAGGCTTAACTCCTCTAATTGGACGTCGTTCGCTGGAACATTTGGCTATGTAGCTCCAG AGCTTGCTTACACAATGAAGGTAAATGAGAAGAGTGATGTTTACAGTTTTGGGGTGCTATCACTAGAAGTCATTTTAGGTCATCATCCAGGTGATATTATTGCAGCTATATCATCACTTTCGTCAGCGTCAAGCGCGCATGGAAAATTGTTAAAGGATATCATTGACCAACGACCACAAGCTCCTGGAAAACAAGAAGGAGAAGAATTGATCAAGATCACAAAGCTAGCATTTGCATGCATTTGTCAAAGTCCTCAAGCTCGGCCAACTATGAAGCAAGTTTGTGTGTCTTTATCAAAGGAAAAGTTACCTTCAGAAAGCTTGTTCTCTACTGTTATATTTGCCCACTTGTTTGAACCAGCACTACCAAGATGCTGA